CAGCAATGTTTCTCCATTGCTTACATACTGCCATACAAGAAGCTAAGTCGGTGCCTTCAAGTAGTGGGAAAACAGCCTTCAGTATCTCATCAGATGACATTTCATCACAACAGGCTAAAGATCACACACTCAATCCTTTTATCCTGTAAATATATGCAACTCCGTAAagcaaaatataaacaaacattCAAGTCTTATCTGCATGAGAGGAAAACAAGATTAcaattattttatcttatacTCAAAATTACCAAAGAGACGATATGTACAATATCACAAGACTTAAGTTTTAGTACATATTTATTCACATATTGCTCTATCAATCATGAACATATTAATTCCTTTCTCTATTTGGTTTAAGACTTCTATCCATACATGTGAACAACCACATTTATAAAAGGCGCCATGGCGCCACCATATCATCAAACTTTCATGACACACCTGCGTCCACATTACATTACTATGTGATACTGACACACACATCTTGTTTGTAGATGTGTGTATTATGGCATATAAAGATATCAGTAAGGTTGTCACATAATTAagataaagttcaaaaaaaaaaaataacatttccCCTTTTAAAGTCTGGAAATGTCATATTACCCAACTAAACCTCATATTTATAACTACTATACTCTTCTCCTCCACAAACAACGTCAAACACTCGCCAACTTTCTTCCAACTCGCAAAGGTAAaataaagtaactcccaatgccgtcttccacgggttttgggtcccaataccgtcttcgacggtgcatgggggaggttgatatgtaaacagccttacccctaccaaaggtagagaggctgcttccaggttctaccattggtagaaaaggacctccagccttgctgggcatgaggatcgaacccataacctctgttTTCAGAGGCATGaactccaaccactgatccaccCTAGTTGGTTTTTTTCCAACTCGCAAGACATTGCCTTATTTTAAACCATTATCTACATCAGCAAAAGATTAATACTTTAACGGTTACCTAAAAATGCCACCAGATACATATCCGACACTTTTTATAACAACATAAAGGCACACATATGTGATTCGGCAAACCAATATAATCAGGATCAACTGTAAATCTACAATCACTAACCAAAAAATTCTGAGCAAATTAATTATTGACTACACAGAGTGAAagcttataaaataataaaccaAAACATGATATAATCCTTTTCAgttcaaatacaacaaaacctaaaaaaaatgatcaattacaggtataaaaattaaaaaaaatcatgacccagataataaaacaataaacccagtaataaaaatatcaaatttatataattgGGGTTAATATTTACCAAGATCACAAATATAAAACCTAATAATAATCgttataaaaaagataaacatatataatatcataaataattAGAATTGATGTATAATTTGTCAGATTAAAAGGTTACCTGAAAGAAGGATTAATTAGAGGGCGATGTATTTGATGATAAATGAAGATTAAGAAAAGGATGGCGAGTCGTCTATGATTTTTGGTCAAAGAGGAAAgtctaataatttatttttattgactTTTAAAATATCCATTAGTCATGGAGTAACCCGAATAAAAAGAACTCATTTTTTCACCCATTTACCCGGTACTTTTTAGACCATTCgtgatgtaaaaaaaaaaatatttggccgttaaaacctcaaaagtcaaaacgaTTACtcctattaaaatttttttcctttgtttttaACTATAACAATGTTAATACGAGTACTTATCAATATGTACATTTCATAGTTCCGTTCAATAACTAAAATGGGTGTGCGAGTCTAAAAGATTGTTTGGTTTAAAGGTTTTCCTTTAATCACTTGTAGCTTGTCTATAAAATTTTGTACCTCAGTTAATGGAACCCAAATCTCAACTCAAAGGCTAGTAGGCTTCATTATAAAAAATAGCAAGAAGTGGACGTGAACAATTTTGTCATATACAGGGCCCATTTGATTGATACATATGGTTTTTGTaatgtaataatatattaatatgacaTGTTGTTATTAAGTCATAGTAATTTAGATTTGATTCGTATAATCATAATTGGTGTGGTAGGTGTTGTCGTGTTGATATAagtttgtgtgtatatatgtatgcatgcaCTTTCTTTCGCAATATTTCAAAAAATCTCTCatgatatagttattttattattGCAGTCACTACTCAATAGATATACAGTCATGTCAAGAGATTCGTAACATATCCTCAGAAAGGTTATTTAATtttcttgtaattttgtattgaAAATGCAGAAAGAATTAGGTAGTAATTATGTATAAAAATTGGAAGATGCTTTCTGATTTCATGTTAGAAGATACTAGAAAACAATGTTTCTAATGCATTGTTTCAAAAAACTGTGATTTAAACGCATTTtctgttttttatgttttcacttaaaacgtttttttttttaagaacaagAGGTGTTTTCCTAAACTAAACACACATTTAGTAGCCATCCTAATTACAAGAGATACACATCCAGCACATAGAAAACTTGTAAGAACCAGATATAGGTATTAGACATAAAAACCTTTACCGCATTGGTCAATTATTGCTGATATGCTGTTTAGATATACCATTGATAACCCTCTGAGGAAGTATGATGTTCTGAATGCAGGTAGGCGCATCAATGTTGAAGAGGCATTGTACATTATGGGTTGCTAATATATACGAAAAAATATGGACACTGCGTTAGAGTGAAGAATCTCACTCGATCACTAAGAAAACTTACAATACAAAAGAAATATTTTATGCAAAGCTGGTTTGAATATAGTGAAACAAATGAGTATGGCTCAACAAATCATAGGATATGAAACGAAAAAAAGGACTGCATGTAAGCAGTAATTTTGACACAAGGCAATAATCTATTTTCATTAGAAAGCGTTTTTTGCAGGTGCATTATCATTCCCTTGCTTCACCCAATCAATGAAATTGCTGAGGTTTTTGTTAGAGGGGTTTCCAGCTTGCAGACTTTCCATTGCTTTTTCTTGCAAATTTGAGGCGCTTTGTTTGGCTATGTTGTCGCTAAGCAACTTCTCCACTTTACTCTTTATTTCTTCTCGTGTGACAATGCCAAGATCATCTTTGATCAAAGGCAGACCGGTTTTCCAGATATCACATACGTAAGTTGTGTTAAGAAACTGATCAGCAAAGTATGGCCAGCACAAGAAAGGAACGCCATTGCTAACGCCTTCCATGGTAGAGTTCCAACCACAATGACTTATGAAACAAGCCACTGAGGGATGGGTTAGGACCTCCTGTTGAGGTGCCCAGCTTACTATTTTTCCACGATTGCCTACTTTATTCATGTATCCAGTTGGAAAGACATAGTCGGTACTGCCATTTACACCAGGTCGTATGACCCACAAGAAGGGCTTGTTAGTGAGTTCTAACCCAAACGCCAGCTCGTCAAATTGGGATTGGGTGAAAACTGTGAAACTTCCAAATGCCACATAGATAACCGAGCAGACTGGTTGTTGATCTAGCCATGTTACGCAAGTTGAATCTTCTTTCCAGAACTGACCTGCTTGCTTTTTCAATCTGTTTGTCGCTAAAAGGGGCCCTACTGGCAACATTTTTGGAAACAGGGTGAATGCCCCAGGCTCCAATTCCATGGTTGAGTTGCAAAGTATGTGGTCTGCTACTTCTCCCGCTTCTTTGCCATCAAGAATTATTTTACGAAAGACAACTTCGTTAGTGGCTGTGTCACCAATACATACCCATGTAAATTTTGCAGGGTCCATAGGCGGCATGGTTGTTGACAGCTGAACCATTTCATCCTTCAATGGTACACCTGAAACAAACAAAGACTTTACTGCATAAGGCTAAGTTTTAGATCTATCccgtttcttttttacttaatagacTTAATAAATAAGAACTAAAtacattcagtcaaatttcatgttttttttacttatataaacaaaaataaccgtcaattacctatttttcacttaatacatacagatattatttatacattgaGCCACTTAATACATTTTGTACTTCATGATTAAAAAAGAAACCTGCCCACTCACAAGTTAACTCACTTATCTTACCATTACTGTCGATAACCTCATTATCCAACAGCTTCTGAACGCTCATGATCAAGGTCATAAATGCAGCTGATCCGGAGCAAAAGGTTGCCAGTCGAATACCCATCTTCTGTGCTACTCTTGCAACCATTCCCATGGCATAATCGGTGATAATCCAGGTAATattttcatcttcatttttGTTAATACTTTTAATCAGCTCTTCTAGTTTGGTGGGC
The Erigeron canadensis isolate Cc75 chromosome 2, C_canadensis_v1, whole genome shotgun sequence DNA segment above includes these coding regions:
- the LOC122588105 gene encoding UDP-glycosyltransferase 83A1-like, with protein sequence MKIFHVLVIPYPAQGHVIPLMELARRLTSNGIKVTFINTEYRVVSTSENDPSDLLQMVSVPDGMEPWEDRNDFIRLIESLYQVMPTKLEELIKSINKNEDENITWIITDYAMGMVARVAQKMGIRLATFCSGSAAFMTLIMSVQKLLDNEVIDSNGVPLKDEMVQLSTTMPPMDPAKFTWVCIGDTATNEVVFRKIILDGKEAGEVADHILCNSTMELEPGAFTLFPKMLPVGPLLATNRLKKQAGQFWKEDSTCVTWLDQQPVCSVIYVAFGSFTVFTQSQFDELAFGLELTNKPFLWVIRPGVNGSTDYVFPTGYMNKVGNRGKIVSWAPQQEVLTHPSVACFISHCGWNSTMEGVSNGVPFLCWPYFADQFLNTTYVCDIWKTGLPLIKDDLGIVTREEIKSKVEKLLSDNIAKQSASNLQEKAMESLQAGNPSNKNLSNFIDWVKQGNDNAPAKNAF